A region of Aquarana catesbeiana isolate 2022-GZ linkage group LG08, ASM4218655v1, whole genome shotgun sequence DNA encodes the following proteins:
- the LOC141106437 gene encoding pulmonary surfactant-associated protein A-like: protein MKALLGFGLLFLHAALVTPSDTPGRVKREQELPGLFGIPGPQGVPGPPGPPGLPGPPGDCKNSAIKNLELQMAAMDSRMRDLQSNLEKQEKVFSFGKEIARSSNKIYIMNHLEVTYKEAKTICASGGGQLAVPRTQEENQAIFSLRKKGQKHSFMGINDIQIEGDFRDLSGQFITYFNWFPGEPNNLHNNEDCVEMWEDGWWNDENCESKRFFVCEF from the exons ATGAAAGCTCTGTTAGGTTTTGGTCTACTTTTTCTCCATGCGGCTTTAGTGACGCCGAGCGATACTCCTGGAAGAGTGAAGAGAGAACAAG AATTGCCTGGATTGTTTGGAATTCCGGGACCACAAGGAGTACCAGGACCCCCGGGACCCCCCGGACTCCCAGGACCACCAGGAGACTGCAAGAATTCAG CTATCAAAAATCTTGAATTGCAAATGGCTGCTATGGATTCACGGATGAGAGATCTGCAATCAAACCTTGAGAAGCAGGAAAAAG TTTTTTCATTTGGAAAAGAGATTGCTAGAAGCAGCAACAAAATCTATATTATGAATCATTTAGAAGTCACTTACAAAGAGGCCAAAACCATCTGTGCCAGTGGCGGAGGTCAGTTGGCCGTACCCCGGACCCAAGAAGAAAACCAAGCCATTTTCTCCCTCCGCAAAAAGGGTCAAAAGCACTCATTCATGGGTATAAACGACATACAGATTGAGGGTGACTTTAGAGATCTGTCTGGACAATTCATTACATACTTCAACTGGTTCCCAGGTGAACCCAACAACCTTCATAACAATGAGGACTGCGTGGAAATGTGGGAAGATGGATGGTGGAATGATGAGAATTGCGAAAGCAAACGTTTTTTCGTTTGTGAGTTTTAA